From the Manihot esculenta cultivar AM560-2 chromosome 3, M.esculenta_v8, whole genome shotgun sequence genome, one window contains:
- the LOC110612047 gene encoding TNF receptor-associated factor homolog 1b isoform X2, with translation MSGIVSEEAGVGRSIEGISSGQRCQSGEALAEWRSSEQVENGTPSTSPPYWDTDDDDDGGPKPSDLYGKYTWKIEKFSQINKRELRSNAFEVGGYKWYILIYPQGCDVCNHLSLFLCVANHDKLLPGWSHFAQFTIAVVNKDPKKSKYSDTLHRFWKKEHDWGWKKFMELSKVSDGFLDAADTLIIKAQVQVISFCAFWLGMDQNARRRMSKERTDVILKVVVKHFFIEKEVTSTLVMDSLYSGLKALEGQSKNKKGRVKLLDNEEMPAPIVCVEKEMFVLVDDVLLLLERAAMEPLPPKDEKGPQNRTKDGNSGEDFNKDSIERDERRLTELGRRTVEIFVLAHIFNHKIEVAYQEAVALKRQEELIREEEAAWLAESEQKSKRGGTEKEKKSKKKQAKQKRNNRKGKDKGRDEKSSAAVSDKHQEENPTNEKKDPIMVEVQPVVEKSDILEDVSDVSDSVDGVLEVLQPDSEDRDASPVNWDTDTSEVHLSTEASGSGVGGLSPMPNGTVEKRSTSAMDDSSSTCSTDSVPSVVNNGSYKGSSYSSYQCVKSPSRGKYPRGKGTSDGSWTIEMDNQLFVPPVDAGDLNEVAESSKAVDCEPEAIVHSSQDRIMWTEQHAAKKVVEEVLPQKKMSPKDSVDVERCSKERAMTIPSSSRSPPRSPPKNHPSTVSLRSGNKTSAGIDPSVQSKKASSDCAHQSDKASSSIICPQNIGMCKPETQNALTSKLSEKPVLQQVSVMSRPSSAPLIPGHRAAAPVVSMVQTAPLLARSVSATGRLGPDASPVNHSYAPLSYRNAIVGNPVGSSSGGLTHANSPSLGVHLSSAHTQQPALVSSSMFLLPSSDRVDLTSAQSHFPFGMATPNALQNGAQRMESSQGVVTDEFPHIDIINDLLDDEHGIGMAVEASSVFQSLNNRPHFLNRQCSFPGEMGMSGELVSSSNSSCRFERAGSYRDSGFQRSYSSFSTQFDRLREFIPRASPLPYSNGHVDGLIPSHWPVAGSDLSLVGMTNGEADGSPYFSPEYSNLACNSNGYTVFRPSNGH, from the exons ATGTCTGGGATTGTGAGCGAGGAAGCTGGAGTTGGAAGGTCTATAGAGGGGATTTCGAGTGGGCAGCGCTGCCAATCAGGTGAAGCATTGGCGGAATGGCGTTCGTCTGAGCAGGTGGAAAATGGAACACCATCAACTTCGCCCCCCTACTGGGAcactgatgatgatgatgatggag GGCCAAAACCTTCTGACTTGTACGGGAAATACACTTGGAAGATAGAGAAATTTTCACAGATTAACAAAAGAGAACTTCGTAGCAATGCATTTGAGGTTGGCGGCTACAAATG GTACATTTTAATATATCCCCAAGGTTGTGATGTTTGCAATCACCTCTCTTTGTTTCTCTGTGTGGCCAACCATGACAAACTTCTTCCAG GTTGGAGTCATTTTGCACAGTTCACAATAGCTGTGGTGAATAAGGAtccaaaaaaatcaaaatattcag ATACGTTACACCGATTCTGGAAGAAAGAGCATGATTGGGGATGGAAAAAATTCATGGAATTATCAAAAGTGTCAGATGGGTTTTTAGATGCTGCTGACACTCTAATTATAAAGGCTCAAGTGCAAGTTATCAG CTTTTGTGCTTTTTGGTTGGGAATGGATCAAAATGCTCGACGACGCATGTCTAAGGAGAGAACTGATGTAATTCTGAAAGTAGTGGTAAAACATTTCTTTATTGAGAAGGAAGTCACATCTACTTTGGTAATGGATTCCTTGTATAGTGGATTGAAGGCTCTTGAAGGCCAAAGTAAGAACAAGAAGGGGAGGGTGAAATTGTTGGACAATGAAGAAATGCCAGCTCCAATTGTTTGTGTGGAGAAAGAAATGTTTGTATTGGTGGATGATGTTCTGCTACTACTCGAGAGGGCTGCAATGGAACCATTGCCTCCAAAAGATGAAAAGGGCCCACAGAATCGTACGAAG GATGGAAATTCTGGCGAGGACTTTAACAAGGATTCAATTGAGCGTGATGAAAGACGGCTTACAGAATTGGGTCGTAGGACGGTGGAAATATTTGTCCTTGCCCATATTTTCAA CCACAAAATTGAAGTGGCTTACCAGGAAGCTGTTGCTTTGAAGAGGCAAGAAGAGCTAATCCGTGAAGAAGAGGCAGCATGGCTAGCTGAAAGTGAGCAGAAATCTAAACGTGGAGGAACTGAGAAGGAAaagaaatcaaagaaaaaacag GCGAAACAAAAGCGGAATAATCGCAAAGGGAAGGACAAAGGGAGGGATGAAAAATCCAGTGCAGCAGTATCAGACAAGCATCAAGAGGAAAATCCAACTAATGAGAAAAAGGATCCTATTATGGTAGAGGTGCAGCCTGTGGTAGAAAAGTCTGATATTCTGGAAGATGTGTCTGATGTGTCTGATTCGGTGGATGGTGTTCTTGAGGTCCTCCAGCCCGATTCAGAAGACAGAGATGCAAGTCCCGTTAATTGGGATACTGATACTTCAGAAGTTCATCTGTCTACAGAAGCCAGCGGCAGTGGAGTTGGTGGATTATCACCTATGCCAAATGGAACGGTTGAGAAAAGGAGCACATCTGCAATGGATGACAGTTCATCTACTTGCTCTACAGATTCAGTCCCGTCTGTTGTTAATAATGGCTCTTATAAGGGGAGTTCTTATTCAAGCTACCAATGTGTAAAATCGCCTAGCAG AGGGAAGTACCCGAGAGGTAAAGGGACAAGTGATGGAAGTTGGACAATTGAGATGGATAATCAGCTTTTTGTGCCTCCAGTAGATGCTGGGGATCTCAATGAGGTTGCTGAAAGTAGCAAGGCTGTTGATTGTGAGCCTGAAGCTATTGTTCATTCCTCACAAGATAGAATCATGTGGACTGAGCAGCACGCAGCTAAGAAG GTAGTGGAAGAAGTTTTGCCACAAAAGAAAATGAGCCCTAAAGACTCAGTTGATGTGGAAAGGTGCTCCAAAGAAAGGGCAATGACTATCCCATCCTCTTCTAGAAGCCCTCCTAGAAGTCCTCCCAAAAATCATCCATCCACGGTTTCATTGAGGTCGGGAAACAAGACTTCAGCTGGCATAGATCCTTCTGTTCAGAGTAAGAAAGCATCTTCAGATTGTGCACATCAGTCTGATAAAGCATCCTCTTCAATTATATGTCCCCAAAATATAGGCATGTGCAAACCTGAGACCCAGAATGCCTTGACTTCAAAACTATCTGAGAAGCCAGTGCTACAGCAAGTCTCAGTGATGTCAAGGCCCTCCAGTGCTCCTCTAATCCCTGGTCATCGGGCAGCTGCTCCTGTGGTTTCCATGGTTCAAACAGCCCCATTACTTGCTCGATCTGTTAGTGCAACTGGTCGGCTTGGTCCTGACGCTTCACCAGTGAATCATAGTTATGCTCCTTTGTCCTATCGAAATGCCATTGTAGGCAATCCTGTTGGCTCAAGTTCAGGTGGCTTAACTCATGCCAACTCTCCTAGTTTGGGAGTTCACCTGTCATCAGCACACACACAACAGCCTGCGTTGGTATCTTCATCAATGTTTTTGCTCCCGAGTTCTGATAGGGTAGATCTGACCTCTGCCCAATCTCACTTTCCTTTTGGGATGGCAACTCCGAATGCCTTACAGAATGGGGCCCAGCGGATGGAGAGCTCACAAGGTGTAGTAACAGATGAGTTTCCACATATTGATATCATCAATGACCTGCTTGATGATGAACATGGTATTGGGATGGCAGTTGAGGCAAGCAGCGTCTTCCAGTCTCTTAACAATAGACCACACTTCTTAAATAGGCAATGCTCTTTTCCAGGTGAAATGGGAATGTCAGGTGAATTGGTTTCCTCGAGCAACAGCTCTTGCAGATTTGAGCGTGCTGGGAGTTATCGTGATAGTGGGTTTCAGCGAAGTTATAGCTCTTTTAGCACGCAGTTTGACAGGCTAAGGGAATTCATTCCCCGGGCAAGTCCATTACCATATTCAAATGGGCATGTTGATGGACTGATTCCAAGCCATTGGCCGGTGGCTGGCTCTGATCTTTCTCTAGTGGGCATGACGAACGGAGAGGCTGATGGTTCTCCATATTTCAGTCCAGAGTATTCAAATTTGGCTTGCAACAGCAATGGCTACACAGTATTTAGGCCTTCAAATGGGCACTGA
- the LOC110612047 gene encoding TNF receptor-associated factor homolog 1b isoform X1, whose translation MSGIVSEEAGVGRSIEGISSGQRCQSGEALAEWRSSEQVENGTPSTSPPYWDTDDDDDGGPKPSDLYGKYTWKIEKFSQINKRELRSNAFEVGGYKWYILIYPQGCDVCNHLSLFLCVANHDKLLPGWSHFAQFTIAVVNKDPKKSKYSDTLHRFWKKEHDWGWKKFMELSKVSDGFLDAADTLIIKAQVQVIREKSDRPFRCLDCQYRRELVRVYLTNVEQICRRFVEERRGKLGRLIEDKNRWSSFCAFWLGMDQNARRRMSKERTDVILKVVVKHFFIEKEVTSTLVMDSLYSGLKALEGQSKNKKGRVKLLDNEEMPAPIVCVEKEMFVLVDDVLLLLERAAMEPLPPKDEKGPQNRTKDGNSGEDFNKDSIERDERRLTELGRRTVEIFVLAHIFNHKIEVAYQEAVALKRQEELIREEEAAWLAESEQKSKRGGTEKEKKSKKKQAKQKRNNRKGKDKGRDEKSSAAVSDKHQEENPTNEKKDPIMVEVQPVVEKSDILEDVSDVSDSVDGVLEVLQPDSEDRDASPVNWDTDTSEVHLSTEASGSGVGGLSPMPNGTVEKRSTSAMDDSSSTCSTDSVPSVVNNGSYKGSSYSSYQCVKSPSRGKYPRGKGTSDGSWTIEMDNQLFVPPVDAGDLNEVAESSKAVDCEPEAIVHSSQDRIMWTEQHAAKKVVEEVLPQKKMSPKDSVDVERCSKERAMTIPSSSRSPPRSPPKNHPSTVSLRSGNKTSAGIDPSVQSKKASSDCAHQSDKASSSIICPQNIGMCKPETQNALTSKLSEKPVLQQVSVMSRPSSAPLIPGHRAAAPVVSMVQTAPLLARSVSATGRLGPDASPVNHSYAPLSYRNAIVGNPVGSSSGGLTHANSPSLGVHLSSAHTQQPALVSSSMFLLPSSDRVDLTSAQSHFPFGMATPNALQNGAQRMESSQGVVTDEFPHIDIINDLLDDEHGIGMAVEASSVFQSLNNRPHFLNRQCSFPGEMGMSGELVSSSNSSCRFERAGSYRDSGFQRSYSSFSTQFDRLREFIPRASPLPYSNGHVDGLIPSHWPVAGSDLSLVGMTNGEADGSPYFSPEYSNLACNSNGYTVFRPSNGH comes from the exons ATGTCTGGGATTGTGAGCGAGGAAGCTGGAGTTGGAAGGTCTATAGAGGGGATTTCGAGTGGGCAGCGCTGCCAATCAGGTGAAGCATTGGCGGAATGGCGTTCGTCTGAGCAGGTGGAAAATGGAACACCATCAACTTCGCCCCCCTACTGGGAcactgatgatgatgatgatggag GGCCAAAACCTTCTGACTTGTACGGGAAATACACTTGGAAGATAGAGAAATTTTCACAGATTAACAAAAGAGAACTTCGTAGCAATGCATTTGAGGTTGGCGGCTACAAATG GTACATTTTAATATATCCCCAAGGTTGTGATGTTTGCAATCACCTCTCTTTGTTTCTCTGTGTGGCCAACCATGACAAACTTCTTCCAG GTTGGAGTCATTTTGCACAGTTCACAATAGCTGTGGTGAATAAGGAtccaaaaaaatcaaaatattcag ATACGTTACACCGATTCTGGAAGAAAGAGCATGATTGGGGATGGAAAAAATTCATGGAATTATCAAAAGTGTCAGATGGGTTTTTAGATGCTGCTGACACTCTAATTATAAAGGCTCAAGTGCAAGTTATCAG GGAAAAATCAGATCGGCCTTTTCGTTGCCTTGATTGTCAGTATAGGAGAGAACTTGTTAGGGTGTATTTGACAAATGTAGAGCAGATTTGTCGACGTTTTGTGGAAGAGAGACGAGGCAAGCTTGGGAGGTTAATAGAGGATAAAAATAGATGGTCAAG CTTTTGTGCTTTTTGGTTGGGAATGGATCAAAATGCTCGACGACGCATGTCTAAGGAGAGAACTGATGTAATTCTGAAAGTAGTGGTAAAACATTTCTTTATTGAGAAGGAAGTCACATCTACTTTGGTAATGGATTCCTTGTATAGTGGATTGAAGGCTCTTGAAGGCCAAAGTAAGAACAAGAAGGGGAGGGTGAAATTGTTGGACAATGAAGAAATGCCAGCTCCAATTGTTTGTGTGGAGAAAGAAATGTTTGTATTGGTGGATGATGTTCTGCTACTACTCGAGAGGGCTGCAATGGAACCATTGCCTCCAAAAGATGAAAAGGGCCCACAGAATCGTACGAAG GATGGAAATTCTGGCGAGGACTTTAACAAGGATTCAATTGAGCGTGATGAAAGACGGCTTACAGAATTGGGTCGTAGGACGGTGGAAATATTTGTCCTTGCCCATATTTTCAA CCACAAAATTGAAGTGGCTTACCAGGAAGCTGTTGCTTTGAAGAGGCAAGAAGAGCTAATCCGTGAAGAAGAGGCAGCATGGCTAGCTGAAAGTGAGCAGAAATCTAAACGTGGAGGAACTGAGAAGGAAaagaaatcaaagaaaaaacag GCGAAACAAAAGCGGAATAATCGCAAAGGGAAGGACAAAGGGAGGGATGAAAAATCCAGTGCAGCAGTATCAGACAAGCATCAAGAGGAAAATCCAACTAATGAGAAAAAGGATCCTATTATGGTAGAGGTGCAGCCTGTGGTAGAAAAGTCTGATATTCTGGAAGATGTGTCTGATGTGTCTGATTCGGTGGATGGTGTTCTTGAGGTCCTCCAGCCCGATTCAGAAGACAGAGATGCAAGTCCCGTTAATTGGGATACTGATACTTCAGAAGTTCATCTGTCTACAGAAGCCAGCGGCAGTGGAGTTGGTGGATTATCACCTATGCCAAATGGAACGGTTGAGAAAAGGAGCACATCTGCAATGGATGACAGTTCATCTACTTGCTCTACAGATTCAGTCCCGTCTGTTGTTAATAATGGCTCTTATAAGGGGAGTTCTTATTCAAGCTACCAATGTGTAAAATCGCCTAGCAG AGGGAAGTACCCGAGAGGTAAAGGGACAAGTGATGGAAGTTGGACAATTGAGATGGATAATCAGCTTTTTGTGCCTCCAGTAGATGCTGGGGATCTCAATGAGGTTGCTGAAAGTAGCAAGGCTGTTGATTGTGAGCCTGAAGCTATTGTTCATTCCTCACAAGATAGAATCATGTGGACTGAGCAGCACGCAGCTAAGAAG GTAGTGGAAGAAGTTTTGCCACAAAAGAAAATGAGCCCTAAAGACTCAGTTGATGTGGAAAGGTGCTCCAAAGAAAGGGCAATGACTATCCCATCCTCTTCTAGAAGCCCTCCTAGAAGTCCTCCCAAAAATCATCCATCCACGGTTTCATTGAGGTCGGGAAACAAGACTTCAGCTGGCATAGATCCTTCTGTTCAGAGTAAGAAAGCATCTTCAGATTGTGCACATCAGTCTGATAAAGCATCCTCTTCAATTATATGTCCCCAAAATATAGGCATGTGCAAACCTGAGACCCAGAATGCCTTGACTTCAAAACTATCTGAGAAGCCAGTGCTACAGCAAGTCTCAGTGATGTCAAGGCCCTCCAGTGCTCCTCTAATCCCTGGTCATCGGGCAGCTGCTCCTGTGGTTTCCATGGTTCAAACAGCCCCATTACTTGCTCGATCTGTTAGTGCAACTGGTCGGCTTGGTCCTGACGCTTCACCAGTGAATCATAGTTATGCTCCTTTGTCCTATCGAAATGCCATTGTAGGCAATCCTGTTGGCTCAAGTTCAGGTGGCTTAACTCATGCCAACTCTCCTAGTTTGGGAGTTCACCTGTCATCAGCACACACACAACAGCCTGCGTTGGTATCTTCATCAATGTTTTTGCTCCCGAGTTCTGATAGGGTAGATCTGACCTCTGCCCAATCTCACTTTCCTTTTGGGATGGCAACTCCGAATGCCTTACAGAATGGGGCCCAGCGGATGGAGAGCTCACAAGGTGTAGTAACAGATGAGTTTCCACATATTGATATCATCAATGACCTGCTTGATGATGAACATGGTATTGGGATGGCAGTTGAGGCAAGCAGCGTCTTCCAGTCTCTTAACAATAGACCACACTTCTTAAATAGGCAATGCTCTTTTCCAGGTGAAATGGGAATGTCAGGTGAATTGGTTTCCTCGAGCAACAGCTCTTGCAGATTTGAGCGTGCTGGGAGTTATCGTGATAGTGGGTTTCAGCGAAGTTATAGCTCTTTTAGCACGCAGTTTGACAGGCTAAGGGAATTCATTCCCCGGGCAAGTCCATTACCATATTCAAATGGGCATGTTGATGGACTGATTCCAAGCCATTGGCCGGTGGCTGGCTCTGATCTTTCTCTAGTGGGCATGACGAACGGAGAGGCTGATGGTTCTCCATATTTCAGTCCAGAGTATTCAAATTTGGCTTGCAACAGCAATGGCTACACAGTATTTAGGCCTTCAAATGGGCACTGA